The following are encoded together in the Bradymonas sediminis genome:
- a CDS encoding MopE-related protein, translating to MVNCIDIGTSEKPGPADTLDTGVTDTNADGPSDTGESGADTTDVDGNSDADADADASDPTRADASDATSQPDTGDAEDAEDAGSQVDPGDCTSEDTSACVALANTQVAGCVLGSCIFECQDGYLDLNGDIGAAGSDGCEYACAPTNGGVEICDGLDNNCDGQVDEGFADLGDACTVGLGQCQRSGNIVCSADGAQTECSVKPGLPSTETCNGLDDDCDGVIDNNLPQNYYRDGDGDGYGDESSGPVACDFANGVTITRGGDCDDTNADVHPGAPVCGPNPGTHQPAIDYNCSGRTLCEEFACKWGPEALCLTDDGDDGRCGMGSTCQKLADGECRNDTDCRFGNYCACLTPGPSVCCPDGQLCLCGEPY from the coding sequence ATGGTCAATTGTATTGATATCGGAACCTCCGAGAAACCCGGCCCGGCGGACACCCTCGACACGGGCGTGACCGACACCAACGCCGACGGTCCATCGGACACCGGCGAGAGCGGCGCCGACACCACAGACGTGGATGGGAATTCAGACGCGGATGCCGACGCCGACGCCAGCGACCCGACGCGCGCCGACGCGTCGGACGCCACGAGCCAGCCGGATACCGGCGACGCCGAAGACGCCGAAGACGCCGGGTCGCAAGTAGACCCCGGCGACTGCACAAGCGAAGACACCAGCGCCTGCGTCGCCCTGGCGAATACACAGGTCGCTGGCTGCGTGCTCGGCAGCTGCATTTTTGAGTGCCAGGACGGGTATCTGGACCTAAACGGCGACATCGGCGCCGCGGGCTCCGACGGATGCGAATACGCCTGCGCGCCGACCAACGGCGGCGTCGAAATCTGTGACGGCCTGGACAATAACTGCGACGGACAGGTTGATGAGGGATTTGCCGATCTCGGAGACGCCTGCACGGTGGGGCTCGGACAGTGCCAGCGCAGCGGCAATATCGTCTGCTCAGCGGACGGCGCGCAGACCGAATGCAGCGTGAAGCCGGGGTTACCCAGCACTGAGACCTGCAACGGCCTCGACGACGACTGCGACGGCGTTATCGACAATAACCTGCCGCAAAATTATTACCGGGATGGCGACGGCGACGGGTATGGTGACGAGTCAAGCGGACCGGTGGCCTGCGACTTCGCCAACGGGGTCACGATCACCCGCGGCGGCGACTGTGACGATACAAACGCCGACGTCCATCCGGGTGCGCCCGTATGCGGCCCGAACCCCGGCACCCACCAACCTGCCATCGACTATAATTGCAGCGGCAGAACCCTCTGCGAGGAGTTCGCGTGCAAATGGGGCCCAGAAGCCCTGTGCCTCACCGACGACGGCGATGACGGGCGATGTGGCATGGGATCAACCTGCCAAAAACTTGCCGACGGAGAGTGCCGCAACGATACGGACTGTCGATTCGGCAACTATTGTGCTTGTCTAACCCCCGGCCCAAGCGTCTGCTGCCCCGATGGCCAGTTATGCTTGTGCGGCGAGCCCTATTAG
- a CDS encoding alpha/beta fold hydrolase — protein MADFRTQDGCKIHYKAHGFEADGVAQDGDVVVFLNGMTQSTAHWNSQAKAFVAAGFRVLAYDARGQGDSELGDLALSLELHAADLDALLASLGLAKVHLVGFSHGARVGLAMATWQPQRIAKLVLCSATARPTALARTIVQSWHGVLTSGGLEAMSWSSLPMILGNDFLQTNEKILKGVVRAAVQRNDPAGVQALLESMMEYPDLAELAKNVDLPALVISSDQDLLVTHDGARALAELAGGRHQEINGVGHTIPIEAPDAFRDAVIAFLGS, from the coding sequence ATGGCTGATTTCCGCACCCAAGACGGCTGCAAAATTCACTATAAGGCGCACGGTTTTGAGGCCGATGGGGTCGCCCAAGATGGCGACGTCGTCGTCTTTTTGAACGGCATGACCCAATCGACCGCGCATTGGAATAGCCAGGCCAAGGCGTTCGTCGCCGCCGGTTTTCGCGTGCTCGCCTACGACGCGCGCGGCCAGGGCGACAGCGAGCTGGGCGACCTGGCGCTGAGCCTGGAGTTGCACGCCGCGGATCTCGACGCCCTGCTGGCAAGTTTAGGGCTCGCAAAGGTGCACCTGGTCGGGTTTAGCCACGGCGCGCGTGTCGGCCTGGCGATGGCCACCTGGCAGCCCCAGCGCATCGCCAAGCTCGTGCTATGCAGCGCCACCGCGCGCCCCACGGCGCTTGCCCGCACCATCGTTCAGAGCTGGCACGGCGTGCTCACCAGCGGCGGGCTCGAGGCCATGAGCTGGAGCTCCCTGCCGATGATCCTGGGCAACGACTTTTTGCAGACCAACGAGAAGATCCTCAAAGGCGTGGTGCGCGCCGCCGTCCAGCGCAATGACCCCGCCGGCGTGCAGGCCCTGCTCGAGTCCATGATGGAGTACCCCGACCTGGCCGAGCTGGCTAAAAACGTCGACCTGCCCGCCCTAGTTATCTCGTCGGACCAGGACCTGCTGGTCACCCACGACGGCGCGCGCGCCCTGGCCGAGCTGGCCGGCGGCCGCCACCAGGAGATCAACGGGGTCGGCCACACCATCCCCATCGAAGCCCCCGACGCCTTTCGCGA
- a CDS encoding MopE-related protein, which translates to MKLFSTRKSLVILAVLFAGFSGVNCSDNAALTAGNAQQNPSNNDAGAADTTGADTNEDLDTTSPDTSAPDTTSPDTSAPDTTSTDECTSFDLSGCDAPANSSAVGCTVGSCTYECNAGFHDLNQDLGQATSDGCEYACTPTNGGVEICDGLDNNCDGEVDGGLDGTYYKDADGDGFGDDSDSVQGCDAANNYTTQTGGDCNDLNASVYPDAPIMECASPIDYNCNGSASCDDPGCMGEICRADGRAVCTSGPIKCIAEDTGGPVGICEITNGGVEICDGIDNDCNGAVDDGLSGETYYKDIDGDGYGQSADSVQGCDAAAYYTATEGGDCNDTMPGIYPGQGCDEVPGDIEPVCFPSNGGVEICDGRDNDCNGEIDDGITGMHYKDADGDGYPDISDYMSSCNAALGYTHKVSGTLQPDCDDNNPDIYPGAPPQECASGTDYSCNNRGGCRDAACHGQSCNDSGGSCNASLGVCL; encoded by the coding sequence ATGAAATTATTCTCCACGAGAAAGTCTCTTGTTATTTTGGCTGTGCTCTTTGCGGGATTCAGCGGCGTCAATTGTAGCGATAACGCTGCGCTGACCGCCGGCAACGCACAGCAAAACCCGAGCAACAACGACGCTGGCGCGGCGGACACCACCGGCGCGGACACCAACGAGGACCTGGACACAACCTCGCCCGACACCAGCGCCCCGGACACCACCTCGCCCGACACCAGCGCCCCGGACACCACCTCAACCGACGAGTGCACCAGCTTCGACTTAAGCGGCTGCGACGCGCCGGCCAATAGCAGCGCGGTCGGTTGCACCGTGGGTTCGTGCACCTACGAGTGCAACGCCGGATTCCACGACCTCAACCAGGACCTCGGCCAGGCGACCTCGGACGGCTGCGAGTACGCGTGCACGCCAACCAATGGGGGGGTCGAAATTTGCGACGGCCTCGATAATAACTGCGACGGCGAGGTCGATGGCGGGCTGGACGGCACCTACTACAAGGACGCCGATGGCGACGGCTTCGGCGACGACTCCGACTCGGTCCAGGGCTGCGACGCCGCCAACAACTACACCACCCAGACCGGTGGCGACTGCAACGACCTCAACGCGTCGGTCTACCCGGACGCTCCGATCATGGAGTGCGCCAGCCCCATCGACTATAATTGCAACGGCTCGGCCTCCTGCGACGACCCCGGGTGCATGGGCGAGATTTGCCGCGCCGACGGCCGCGCTGTCTGCACCAGCGGGCCGATCAAATGCATCGCCGAGGACACCGGGGGGCCTGTGGGGATCTGCGAGATCACCAATGGCGGCGTCGAAATCTGCGACGGCATCGACAATGATTGCAACGGCGCGGTCGACGACGGGCTGAGCGGCGAGACCTATTATAAGGATATCGACGGCGACGGTTATGGGCAGAGCGCCGACTCGGTGCAGGGTTGCGACGCGGCCGCCTATTATACCGCCACCGAGGGCGGCGACTGCAACGACACCATGCCCGGCATCTATCCGGGCCAGGGTTGCGATGAAGTGCCGGGTGACATCGAGCCGGTTTGTTTTCCGAGCAACGGCGGCGTCGAGATCTGCGACGGCCGCGACAATGACTGCAACGGTGAGATCGACGACGGCATCACGGGCATGCACTATAAGGATGCCGACGGCGACGGCTATCCGGACATTAGTGACTACATGTCGAGTTGCAACGCCGCGCTCGGCTACACTCATAAAGTCAGCGGGACTCTCCAACCCGACTGCGACGACAACAACCCGGATATCTATCCCGGCGCGCCGCCCCAGGAATGCGCCTCCGGGACCGACTACAGCTGCAACAACCGCGGCGGTTGCCGGGATGCGGCCTGCCACGGTCAGAGCTGCAACGATTCGGGCGGAAGTTGCAATGCGTCTCTAGGTGTATGTCTATAA
- a CDS encoding metallophosphoesterase family protein produces MRLLMRNYAPRVSSFVVLPVLLLVACTQVGGRSGAEGALVLETRASDSAQARATQRGARASAERQPHEDTKPASPRPQTPPDDASPADEALVFAVVSDLNGRYGAQDYADGVHESVRWLVEDVRPDLVVSTGDMVAGQRAGLDYEAMWAGFHAAVTTPFARAGIPFAVTPGNHDASAGAVFYQERITFVEQWRARRPQVEFVDDRFYPLHYAFKTKGVLFVSLDATTVGPIDATQRRWLREVLQANRDARAKVVFGHIPLYPVSQGRETEILRDAKLEAMLNEFDVDLMLAGHHHAYYPGRRGDLRLVSMACLGSGPRKLIGSDVVSPKSVVVARVAPDGEVSLDAYASTSERHGAHPKIERSTLPESLNEGAQRVWRDDVTEGL; encoded by the coding sequence ATGCGTCTCTTGATGCGAAACTACGCTCCCAGGGTTTCATCCTTCGTCGTGCTTCCGGTTCTCTTGCTGGTGGCGTGCACGCAGGTTGGCGGGCGTAGTGGCGCCGAGGGCGCGTTGGTGCTTGAGACCCGGGCGAGCGATTCGGCCCAGGCGCGCGCGACCCAGCGGGGAGCCAGGGCGAGCGCCGAGCGTCAGCCACACGAAGATACTAAGCCCGCGAGCCCCCGGCCGCAAACGCCTCCAGACGACGCCTCGCCGGCCGACGAGGCGCTGGTCTTCGCGGTGGTCTCGGACCTCAACGGGCGCTACGGCGCGCAGGATTACGCCGATGGCGTGCACGAGTCGGTGCGCTGGTTGGTCGAGGACGTGCGCCCGGACCTGGTGGTGTCGACCGGCGATATGGTCGCCGGCCAGCGCGCGGGGCTCGATTATGAGGCGATGTGGGCGGGGTTTCACGCGGCGGTGACGACGCCGTTTGCCCGCGCCGGGATTCCGTTTGCGGTCACGCCGGGCAACCACGACGCGTCGGCCGGCGCGGTATTCTATCAGGAGCGCATCACTTTTGTAGAGCAGTGGCGCGCCCGGCGCCCGCAGGTCGAGTTCGTCGACGACCGCTTCTACCCGCTGCACTACGCGTTTAAGACCAAGGGCGTGCTCTTTGTGTCCCTCGACGCGACCACGGTCGGGCCCATCGACGCCACCCAGCGGCGCTGGCTGCGCGAGGTGCTCCAGGCCAACCGCGACGCCCGGGCGAAGGTGGTGTTCGGGCATATCCCGCTTTACCCGGTGAGCCAGGGCCGAGAGACCGAGATTCTTCGCGACGCCAAGCTCGAGGCGATGCTTAACGAATTCGACGTCGACCTGATGCTCGCCGGGCATCACCACGCGTATTATCCGGGGCGGCGAGGAGACCTGCGGCTGGTGAGTATGGCGTGTCTGGGCTCGGGGCCGCGCAAATTGATCGGCAGCGACGTGGTGAGCCCCAAGAGCGTCGTGGTAGCGCGGGTGGCGCCCGACGGCGAGGTCAGCCTCGACGCCTACGCGTCCACGTCGGAGCGACACGGCGCGCATCCCAAGATTGAGCGGTCAACGCTGCCGGAGTCGCTAAATGAAGGCGCGCAGCGGGTCTGGCGCGATGATGTGACGGAGGGGTTATAG